aacaagtTCTAATTTTGAAGCTTCCAATCTTCTTGAAGACAAtgaatgagaagaaaaaattgttgaacaaaatcaacaactcGATCAACTAATCCAGGATATAGCTATGTGGCCAACAACCCTGTCTTCACAACCTACAACCCAGACGGTTAGAGCTAGAAGGAGATACATTGAAAGGAAACGCGAGGAGggtcatgatattattttcgaGCAGTACTTTGCTGAAGATCCAATCTATCCTCCAGATTTTTTCCGAACAAGGTATCGCATGCGAAAACCTTTGTtcgaaaaaataatgaacaagCTCGTCGAGACCGACAACTTTTTTATGCAAAAGCGTGATGCTACTGGTCGGCTTGGTATGTCTGCCATTCAGAAATGTACAGCAGCGATGAGGGTGTTGGCCTACGGGACGGCGGCCGACTTGCACGACGAATATTTGAGAATGAGCGCACAACTCATTCGCAAATCTCTCATCAAGTTCGTTGAAGGTGTAATTTCTAACTTCGGCGATGAGTACTTGCGAAAGCCCACCGAAGAAGACTTGGCAAGACTTCTGCATATTGGAGAACAACGTGGGTTTCCAGGCATGTTGGGTAGTattgactgcatgcattgggaATGGAAAAATTGTCCTACTTCATGGGCTGGACAATATGCTGGAAGAAGCGGGAGTCCGACAATCATCTTGGAAGCAGTAGCATCTCAAGAtctgtggatctggcatgcttTTTTTGGAACTCCAGGTTCGAGAAATGATATTAATGTCCTTGATCAATCTCctgtttttgatgatattttggaAGGTCGAGCACCGAAGGTCAATTACATAGTAAATGGCCACGAAAAAAATATGGGGTATTATCTTACTGATGGCATATATCCTCAATGGGCGGCATTTGTCAAATCTATTCCAGGTCCACAAACGATGAAGCACAAGTTGTTTGCTCGACATCAAGAGTCCGCGCGAAAAGATGTTGAGCGAGCTTTTGGTGTTTTGCAAGCTCGTTTTGCTTTTATCAAATGCCCATGTCTTATTTGGGATCGTGATATTATGGGGAAAATAATGATTGCTTGCATAATCTTGCATAATATGATAGTGGAAGATGAAAGAAGCACGTATTCAAACTATTGTGATCCAGCCGAATTTATTCAAGATCGACTTGGACGAAGTAGTCGTGAGAATGAAGGTGGAGATGCGAATAATGATTTCATATATTCTACGAATAGGATCGCGAGTCTAGCTTcttacatgaaaaataaagcCCAACTTCAAAACAGAGAAGCTCACAAAGCTCTGCTAAACGATTTGGTTGAGCATATATCGACGAAATTCGGCAATTCCAATTGAATGTCTAGTTTTCATCTTATGTATGAATactaattatgtattttcaatttcgtatttcaattattgtaatttatgttttttttaagtttgtctctataatttttagtttgtcatttattgcattttttttataaattttattatgcaataataactattcataatattattatttaaaaaataatataaaaataaatgtataatagtGTGGTTGGGTGGTCATTGATAAACCATCAAAATAGGTGTGGTTGAGTTGGGTGAATATTGATGATGTGGAAGATGATGTGGAGGAGatagaaatgaattaaatattgaaaaggtGGTTGGAGGGTTGGAGGGTTGATAAACATGGTCTTACTGTTGTGCTTTTATCTTTGTGGGGATCCTCCGCGGCTGTTTAGGCCTTATAGGAAGTTGGTATATCccgaaattttattttttggcatTATTTGGTTTGTTCTCTGTACTGTGACAGATCCTTGACTACCTTATAAATTCTTGCCTATTTTTGATAGTTTGAGCATTTTCTATTACATAAAAAAGGAATTTACTTTCTAttgcataaaaaatgatttttttaaatgagataaatacatgtatatataagaCAATCAAccttaattttaatcaatcaCAATAGGGCACTAAATTGATGCAACGCCTGGTAAAAGTAACCAAAAGATAAATACATAAGGAATGtatgtcaaaaataaaatataactgTGATGATTTAAATTGGAACATGCAATGCCCCTTGAACATTgttattttcaagaaaatgaaacattgCAAAAATACAAAGAAATCGCAAATCGATCAATTAAGCCCGTTAGATTCTCCAACTCAGTCACTTTCTGAATTACTATTAGGGGGTAGGgctgggtcgatacgatataccgtatcaaatattttgtttcgttttatcataccgaaaatatcgatatgaaagaatttcatatcgttattgtttcaaaagtttcggtataccgtatttcggtataccgaaatttcgGTATGAAAAATAACTATACCGTTACcgtttcaaaatttcggtatatcgtaccgaacttcggtataccgttCTGAACGGTATATCGATATTTCgtacgatataccgaaattttATACCATTTCGAATACTTGTATAccagaaaatataatttcaaaactgaaaaataaaaccaaaattaatataattttaacataataaaataaatattgtccACATCTTCataatcaaaaaatatataattaagttatatggatatatttatgatttaaacttttaatcttaaaaaaataaattatattattattattattattattattattattattattattattattattattattatcatcatcatcatcggtATAAACGGTATAAACGATATGTATCGATAATTCGATACGTATTGATTTTCGAtatatttcggtataccgataatatcgatatatatcgtatattcgatataaaacggtataccgcggtataagaaaattcatatcgttatcataccgaaaactttcgatacggtaTTGTATTGTACCGaaagtttcggtataccgaaaattcgataattttcgatatttttcaatacgatatgATCGATATACCGTTTTTTCGATATATTTACCCAGCCCTATTAGGGGGTGTTTGGGAATATGGAATTGGAGCTATGGAATTAGAATTGGAGGctccaatttcaattccattgtttggtatcacaaaaattaatagaattggaattgaattataattccaaaattttcaatttcatgatttgaattccatatcaaaagaagaaaattagaattccaatatcataaaatttgatagtTTTACTATTCACACATtaactacacacatttcacacactttacacattacacacatttcacatgtttcacacactacacacaaaacacacgctacacaaatttcacacatttcccgcaatacacacattcacacacttcacacactacacaaatttcacaaactatacacactacacaacatatttcacatatttcacacactacacactattcacacatttcacacactacatacattttacatatttcacacaccacacatttcacatatttcatatattacacaaatttcacacactacacacatttcacacacttcacacactacacacatttcatacacttcacacattgcacacactacacacactacacacacttcacatatttcacacacacaacacactacacacatttcacacactacactcactacacacattacacaaatttcacacactacacacattacacaaatttcgcacactacacacattagacacactacaaaaatttcacacactacacacattacacaaatttcacaaactacacacattacacaaatttcacacactacacacatttcaaaCACTACACATTTGAATATGTGTAGTGTACAATCCATTCCTCTATTTTCATACTAATCATGAAGAGCATCAATTCATAACAGCCAGATTTCAACAACCAAATTAGATGAAATCAactaatcaaattttttaaaaaatgagatcTGTAATGAgcaattttttcataaaacgtgtgaaatgtgtgaaatttaACATGCAATACAGCTCCGTTATTCACCGCCACAACCATCCGCGCTGCccccaaaacaaaaatgcgaaattgaaataaagaaatatgtgtagtgtgtgaaatgtgtagtgtatgaaatgtgtgtagtgtgtgaaatgtatgaaagtgtgtagtgtgtgtagtgtgtgaaatgagtgaaatatgtgaaatgtgtgtagtgtgtgaaatgtgtgttgtgtgtgtgaaatatgtgaaatgtgtgttgtgggtgtagtgtgtgaaatgtgtgtggtgtgtgaaatgtgtgaagtgtgtgaaatgtgtgtagtgtgtgaaaaatgtgaaatgtgtgtagtgtgtgaaatgtatGAAATGTGTGTATCAAACAATGGatttggaattcaattccatccaattcaattccgtagaattccaattccaattccaattccaattccgtTTCCGGGTTTCAAACGCACCCTTTAATTTTTGGGGAGTGAAGATTCTGGACAAGGAGTAACACTTTGTTACTTAGATGAAGTAGAATATAAATAGGaatgatatactactatttaaagTTTATGCCCATGCCAATCACATCATCAAaagtattaaatgaaattaataaaattgactGATTTATCATACACGTGTGgcgatttgaatatttaactCGATACATGCATcagaatttaaaaatagtttctaAAGATTTTCATTTGTTAGGATTTCACTAAATCAAGCATAGAAACGTTAGTTATATTATGAGATCTATAGAGATAAATAAtactctaaaatcatgaaatgtTAAATCAATCATCATTTATTTGGGATAGTAATCAAGTAATGTATAAAAGGTCACAAATTGTACAAAGCAGCctttaaaaatgatactccatattttaacATAGTCATTATAACTTTGGGTAGGTATAAAGCAGCCTTTGATTTTTTAGTCCTTGTAACACTTAAGCTGGTGAAGTTGTAAGAATATGGGAGCTAACATTAGAGAAAGAAATGAGGATAAGTGACTCCAAAAGATTGGTTTGAGTTAATGCGTTGTAGTACCagtattattagtatatgaaCATAGGCTCAATAAAGCTCTtataactaatatttattttttgcgAATGTCTATAAATTAGTCTACAAATCAGTTAGCGGATTAGTTACTAGAACAACCAATAGATATATGTTctaatcttttaaaaaaatatctcgtTTAACTTGGGCATTCAGGCATCAGACGTCAGACTATACTATGTTTAGCCAAAATCAAGGTCTTAATGaacatcaatatttttaagataaaaaatacatataatgtaatttttcaatttgaataagacttaatgtaatttttgaaTCTTATTGCAAGTGTTGTGGTTGCTATGAAGCCACAACGAGGATGATGctgaaataatattgattctTTTACCTTTggagcatccacaataagaCATTAAAATTTAGGGCTGGACCTGGCCCGTTTGCGTTGCAAGTGTTGATACCTTACATGAGGAGCAGGTTTGGGGCCGTTGGAGGGGTGGAAGACTTGGCCTGAATAGCGGTCTGACACTGGGCGTGTTTGGATTGAAAGATaagtatcttttattttatataaattcagaattatgataaaaaattaatttttaatacagaatataaaaatttaaattataggagtataatttttagtgTATAATCAAtgtaatttaaagaaatttaactatgtaaattttagtactctcccgtccctgaaaatttgtcacttattccattttcatccgtccctaaaaatttgtcacctttcatttttaccatttttggtagtagaccccacactccactaactcattctcactcatattttattataaaactaatatataaaaataggacccacaagccacttactttttcaactcactttctattacatttcttaaaactcgtgtcaggtcaaatggtgacgaattATGGGGAAAGGAGggaatagtatttaatttatcttagGTATTTGAACGATACATGCCATTTGTTTCATTAATGTTACTATGACATTTCTTTTGTACACAAAGATTAATGAATACATAGTGaagtgaaaataaagtaagacagagaataaaacagataagagtataaagtatgagagagagtaaaataagagattaaGTGTGTTctagaatataaaatatgagagagtaaaataagagaataagTGTGTtctattttgtgaaaaaaaaagtccaaCTGGAACACGGAATATGATCACTAATGAGATggatgaattatttttgttggtaTGTGTCACAACAACGAAATATGACTTAAAGCGCCATGTGAATGGTATCTAATGTTAGGTTGGCAAAATaagaattagaaaaaatgattGTGAATTTCAGTTTGAATCGAATAGAAACTTATCCCCTATCTGAAATGTGTGTTGCAAGGATCCCAATTCAAAATCACATTGACGTGTATACAAACGTGTGTGTGAAATTCAAAGAAGATTACTTTGGGTTGACTGACGACTTCATCAAATCAAACAACTctatattgaattattgataCTAATTGATAATGGGGCTCATCAATCATCATCACCACTATTAATCAATTTGCACCTCCTTTCATCATTTTAACTCCTCATAGTCAGAATTatacacacacattcacaTGCATTtcttattattgattttaaattgattCAACGACGACTAGAGTCTAGACTATAGAGTAGTAATTAAGTAAAATCTCTTTTAGTTTGGCatcattttttctaataaCTTAATTGGTTTCAATTTTGTCAACTATACTTGTGAAATAAGACATTGAATTTCGTCCCCTTCGAATTACTCCAAGTTTCAAAGAGGCCAAAAAAGTCTTGTTGTAGAAAGCAGCCTAACtgttgaatgaaatgaaacttAGATGGAAAAAGGAATGACAGAACCTTCCTTccaaataacaatattttaagcAAATGATGTAATGTAACCAACTTGTAaactaatagtactactagttttttAAGGAATTCAGAGAGGAAgccataaaattattaaaatttttatagtagaaatttataattacGATGGCTAAAATGTTGATGGAGTTACACTAGCCCTCCCTCCAATCCTatcaattgttttaattatgagaataaatattattacaatatttatatataagtacttcataaaaaatagaaatttttagCATTTATTAAtcgtttttaattaaaaatttctaatAGTTTACTCTCAAGAAATAATTGTCAAATAAATTGTGAAAtgtcattttgaattttcaatataaaatatcttACTCCATTATTGGATGGatgcaaaaattaatactgtaataataaatatatttaagtaAAGTGTAAAAAGAATTTGTATTAGGGCGGTGGAAGcccattattaaattttccaCTTCCGATGTCGTTGTCCTGCACAAACCCACATAGtgtataaaattcaatttggaAGTTTGTTGACAAAGGATATAAGTATAAAAGTATATGGAGTATCAATTAGTCTCTATATTTTGGGGTAtcctctttttatttaaactgtCACAAATTtgtttagtaaattaaatttatttaatatctgTGAAGataacatgaaaataataaataagaataaactaataacaaaaaaaaacatagtataCAGTactcctttttttcttctgatATATGCGAATAGTACAAATTAATTGTTGAACTTGAAGTGGACTAAGGAATAGAGTGATGGATACATTAGCGCATAGGAAGAGGATTGTCGCTCTCACACAGATATTTCCCGAAGCTTCcttaaaattcaaactaaattaattactacaaatatagtagtatttatttaatggaaaCGTAGTCAATTATTTGATCACACTTACGGACTTCCAATTGTTGACTGATGAATAATAAACTACTACTAAATCTGTTACTAAAGCAATTTGGACGTAAGCTGCGTTTCACAACTTCTTTTGTCTAATTCTGTCTATCGAATAATAATTGTAGAAAACTGTGTACacgtatataaaataaaataggtggGTTGTGACTTGTGACAGTAATAAAGTGACATTagccattaaatatctcatattctCATTTTGATATATCTACTATTAAAtggttcattttattttatttttttaaaattttggtgaaTGAATTCCGTATAATAGCATAAAACTAGAACAAGGTGGTGATCAGCTAGAGTTCAAATAGCAACAATTGCAGCCATATATGTATCTATATTCTATACCATAGAACGCAATGAATTAAgccaaaattcatgattttaagAACTAATATTCCTTATTTGaatgaattattaaaatctTACTTTGTTGATTGAGCtgctaaaattttattatttgacaTTGAAcctttaaatttgtattttacaATACTCCATAGTTGTATGATTAAGATGGAACGGAGGGTgatttctattattatttttttactccgtatttgcttgctaattggtatgatgaaatgaaaaaaaaataaataaaaaatgtaaagataaggaaagaaaatatcatttcatttatgttcttattttactctcatGTCATCCTCATTCCATTATGTGGTAGAGCAAAACCATATCCTATATtggagaatgaacaagagttGCAAGTATATAAATGAGCTTCCTcaactccattagtatgaggccttttCCCGAAGAGTAAAACCGTGAAAACTTTatccaaagcggacaatatcatactaatgtggagttcgaGTATGCGCCACCGATCCCAACACATTTCTGCTTCCAATTTACTAGATACCAAGAAAGTTTAAGAGTTGCCTACACATATGAtaccaattttgaaattacaatagatattaaaaataatcgaGCTTGAAAAAACTAATGGTTGTTAATTAAAATCTCGATAATCCCAATTATCCAAACTCTCattcttcattattttaatgCTGACCTTATACAAACTTAGATACACATGacgtaattaattaattaattgataaaaatgatcACGTGCGCAAATACCTTTGGGAACGTGTTTGTTGCTGGGTGCACGCGTTACGGCGTAATTCGTTACCAGCTCGCAATCACAATTGGGACCCACTATTGGTCACATTGATCATATCAGtgtcttaatttaattaatggagTTATTACGAATACTATAATACCGAGTTtctattgaaatatttatgcTATTTTTGCAGGAGAAATACGCGACTCCAATTTTAAACTGTTTATAATCAAAGAAAAACTCTAATaagcaaaatccaaaatatgattaaaCTCCCTCCAAAGAAGCCATGGATTCTAACTTGTAAAATTCGCCATGTATGTGCGACAATGCCGCGTCTTTACCACTAGTTTCATTGTCAATTAAAgcacaaatatatttaaagaCTTTAcactaataaattttgtttttatgttattctataaatttttaatttattatatccTTGTATCTACAAGGACATGAATACCCCGATGAGTAAATACTCTCCCCGTTCCACAAAAGTATACACTTTTAGTTGGTCATGAATATTTCTACGTCCTTATATCTTTGTATACTacccatttttatatattggttttataatactctctccgctccatagtaatagatgcatttcttttcaacacgaggattaagaaaattgtgttaggtgagttaagtaaagggagaataaagtggaaaatgaaaaagggagagagatgaagagagaaaaaagtaagagagagtaaagtaagtatggaaaaatgtgttgacttttactaaaaagagaaatgagtctattactatgaacataccaaaatgacaaaatgactctattactatgaaacagagggagtagaatGTTAGTAGAAAATGAGGTGTAcctaccatttatagtaaaagtgaaccgaaaCTCCTAATGGCGTACAGACTAAAATAGTAAACCAACACTCTAATGACGGACGGAGGAAATAGCTGATACAAATTTGGCACTACATAACAAGTCTGCATCAGCTTAACCTACAATCAAAACACTCTTGTCATCAAAACATGAATTGCtaatgtatttatttgtgATACTTTAAAACTCAATGTGTGAAACACGTAGAGTGATAATCGACCACACAAGtgattttattctttttgagaaattttatactctaaCTAGACTAGacaactttttatttaaaagttacTAATATTATGATATATGCTATTATGATATATGCTTGTATCAACTCTCCCATCGCATTAGATTCGTTGATTAGTTAACGTAAAATCTcgaagaaattgaaagcagGATTTACTGTATGTTTTTCACAAGTAGAAAAGAAGAATGAAAAGGTTGATGTTGTACACATGgataattaagaattttattaagaaaaaagaaagtgagaaAGAGACAGGAAGGACGTTTGAAGACAGAGAAAGGCCAAATGGAACAACTATATAAACTGATTCCACCCTCTTTCTCCTAAACCCTTCaaattctcttctctcttaattacttcatcttcaaaattttactacttgTTTCCTCACACAAATTAAACTCTCTATCTCTTCCTCTTTCTAGTTTAATTCATGGAGAATCCCACACCAACCAAATGCTCCGTTCTAATTGTCGGAGCCGGTATTTCTGGTATGCATTTATACATACAAATTTTACTCTTTTGTATGGAACAGCAAGAGCTGCTATATATTTTTGCACGACAGAGGATCCCAGCCTATATAAAGTAGGAATATGTGGCagttaaattatatactagtggagtactttattctccctcaCATGGAAACATGTCATATTCTCTTTTATTCGTCCTATGGAAATAATCCGTACCTGTtaatctttttctattttttctccttctatcTTACTTCAGTTacgcattaaaacttgtgttaaCTTGAATGACATATTTCTATTAGTTTAATGAATATTGATTTACCTTAAAGGTATAACGGCGGCGAAGCAGCTGGCGGAGAATGGGGTGGAGGATTTTGTGATAGTGGAGGCGTCTGATAAAATAGGGGGCAGGCTGAGGAAGGAGGATTTCGGCGGCGTGGCGGTGGAGCTGGGCGCCGGGTGGATCGCCGGCGTCGGCGTCGGCGGAAACAAGACCAACCCGCTCTGGGAAATGGCCCGCCAATCCAATCTTCACACCTGCTTCTCTGATTACTCCAACGCTCGTTTCAATATCTACGATAACAGGTCCGTTTCCTCtccctttccctttttcttttccataaAATAACACTAACTTATAATTTGTGTGTTAATGAATGTAGCGGAAACATATTTCCGGCCGAAGTAGCGGCGGAGGCCTACAACAAGGCGGTGGAGTCGGCCGTTGCGAAGCTGAACAATAAAGAATCTGATGAAACGCCAACGTAACTAACTTatcacactcacattttattataaaactaacgtataaaagtgaaacatattccactatatttcttaaaatccgagcCGATCTATCAATCGTGTTTTTAATCAGAAATTGTTGATTGTGCAGATCTCCAAAGAGGCCAATTGATCTTGCGATTGATTTCATGTTGCATGACTTTGAAATGGCtggtaaatttattttactactatgAATTGGTTAATGTATTGTGAATGATTATTAATGACGTTGTTTCCATAGAGGTGGAGCCAATACCAACTTATGTGGATTTTGGGGACAATGAATTTCTTGTTGCTGATAAAAGAGGTTACGAGCATTTGGTGTACGAACTGGCAAAGTCCTTTCTTTCTACCTCGGATGCTCAAATCATGGATACCAGATTGAAACTCAACAATGTACATAAGAACCATCTCATTGATTACTCTGTAAAATACTATATGATCAATTCACTactcataaaaaaattctactagtaatattaatagtggtaataataataatgtatacTAATTTGGACTACAAATGCAGGTAGTGAGGACGATGGAACAATCGAGGACCGGTGTGGTCGTGACAACGGAGGATGACAATGTCTACGAAGCAAAATACGCGATTTTGTCGGTCAGCATCGGAGTTCTTCAGAGCAACTTAATCTCCTTCACACCACCATTGCCGGTATATACCAAACATTACCAtgtttatgaaattttaaactaaatatTGAAGCATATAAGTATATTCTATGACAGAGGTGGAAAACAGAGGCCATCTCAAATATTGACATTATGGTCTACACAAAGGTCTTCCTAAAATTCCCACATAGATTTTGGCCTTCAGATTCGGACAAAGAGTTCTTCATGTATGCACACCAAACACGTGGTTATTACACGTTTTGGCAGGTTagcaaacaattttttatctacttgcaattaaattttaaggtCGTGATACCGTGGACTCGAATCTGATATGTTGATTAACTAATAGAGTATGGAGAGTGCTTACCCAGGATCGAACATCCTGGTTGTGACATTGACGAACGTAGAATCCAAACGAATCGAAGCACAATCAGATGAAGAGACTAAGACTGAAGCAATGGGAGTGTTGAGAGCCATGTTTGGGGCTCATGTCCCGGAGGCGAGCGACATACTCGTGCCGAGGTGGTGGAACAATCGCTTCCAACGCGGTAGCTACAGCTTCTATCCGG
The nucleotide sequence above comes from Salvia hispanica cultivar TCC Black 2014 chromosome 5, UniMelb_Shisp_WGS_1.0, whole genome shotgun sequence. Encoded proteins:
- the LOC125188511 gene encoding polyamine oxidase 1-like yields the protein MENPTPTKCSVLIVGAGISGITAAKQLAENGVEDFVIVEASDKIGGRLRKEDFGGVAVELGAGWIAGVGVGGNKTNPLWEMARQSNLHTCFSDYSNARFNIYDNSGNIFPAEVAAEAYNKAVESAVAKLNNKESDETPTSPKRPIDLAIDFMLHDFEMAEVEPIPTYVDFGDNEFLVADKRGYEHLVYELAKSFLSTSDAQIMDTRLKLNNVVRTMEQSRTGVVVTTEDDNVYEAKYAILSVSIGVLQSNLISFTPPLPRWKTEAISNIDIMVYTKVFLKFPHRFWPSDSDKEFFMYAHQTRGYYTFWQSMESAYPGSNILVVTLTNVESKRIEAQSDEETKTEAMGVLRAMFGAHVPEASDILVPRWWNNRFQRGSYSFYPVHVDHHLLHCVKAPVGRIFFSGEHTSEKFNGYVHGGYYSGMDTSKALIEEMKTEIARENETQSFLFQPFLALTLPQVFDIPTHLLHRLAKAII
- the LOC125189518 gene encoding uncharacterized protein LOC125189518 — translated: MWPTTLSSQPTTQTVRARRRYIERKREEGHDIIFEQYFAEDPIYPPDFFRTRYRMRKPLFEKIMNKLVETDNFFMQKRDATGRLGMSAIQKCTAAMRVLAYGTAADLHDEYLRMSAQLIRKSLIKFVEGVISNFGDEYLRKPTEEDLARLLHIGEQRGFPGMLGSIDCMHWEWKNCPTSWAGQYAGRSGSSRNDINVLDQSPVFDDILEGRAPKVNYIVNGHEKNMGYYLTDGIYPQWAAFVKSIPGPQTMKHKLFARHQESARKDVERAFGVLQARFAFIKCPCLIWDRDIMGKIMIACIILHNMIVEDERSTYSNYCDPAEFIQDRLGRSSRENEGGDANNDFIYSTNRIASLASYMKNKAQLQNREAHKALLNDLVEHISTKFGNSN